In a single window of the Terriglobia bacterium genome:
- a CDS encoding sulfatase produces the protein MKRQQNQPEEIVGRRAGTVSRFLVVSAFLGLLIGLVEAALLWTTPRVIPLLAPDVGWVIWFLAPLVDMLFFALVGLGLGFLASRTAHKEVFAAAGAGITVTFVTLMLAWFHREIGLHPFDLQMEIVSPLAVFVPVTVVSFVVLAVVWHRLAAFGDRWLNKMLKPLARVLAAFAMIATAAIGAFVDRPTFSGTPVQAVAPPQGAPNIVFITLDTVRADHLSSYGYSRPTTPNIDRFARSGVLFENAIAPTSWTLASHSSMFTGLLPQQQGADWAVPLASNPWTLAEILRSRGYETAGFAANEYYLQKGWGIAQGFETYDDNSSFLRHNLAQAFLGNVILQPLYQTFWRYDSFDRRGAHEINRSVYRWHRRRSDRPYFLFINYIDTHDPYFTTGPYEGRFGRVSRDVARKVRFAGETGASYEFSPSERESMIAGYDNCLAYLDSQVGELLAFLRNSPQWTNTIVIITSDHGEAFGGHGSYEHGFDLYRQLLHVPLAIAGPGVPQDMRTSHVVGTRQLFSTVLDLAGRGNTPFSRTSLARFWKPDFKPSPFDDAVVSELVPVFDSGALRPSVSLTTPQWQYIEHRDGRQELYNWKADPREQQNLSAAAGEQATLEEIRSRLVDLVSDAVGPWRGPQYLDALDSVSGPARLSLLRPQPFEPGAAKYRIGMAQAFFKPEESAPTRPTQAERELMRSLPYQ, from the coding sequence ATGAAGCGTCAACAGAACCAACCCGAAGAGATTGTGGGCCGCCGCGCCGGGACCGTTTCCCGATTTCTCGTCGTCAGCGCCTTTCTGGGACTGCTGATCGGGCTTGTGGAAGCGGCGCTTCTGTGGACGACGCCTCGCGTCATCCCGCTGCTGGCGCCGGACGTTGGATGGGTGATCTGGTTCCTGGCGCCGCTGGTGGACATGCTCTTCTTTGCTCTGGTGGGTCTCGGCCTGGGCTTCCTGGCCAGCCGCACCGCGCACAAGGAAGTGTTTGCGGCCGCCGGCGCAGGCATTACGGTCACGTTTGTAACGCTCATGCTGGCGTGGTTCCACCGGGAGATTGGCCTCCATCCCTTCGATCTCCAGATGGAGATCGTTTCTCCGTTGGCAGTGTTCGTTCCTGTGACGGTGGTGTCGTTTGTGGTCCTTGCGGTCGTCTGGCACCGGCTTGCTGCGTTTGGGGACCGCTGGCTGAACAAGATGCTGAAGCCGCTGGCCCGCGTGCTTGCCGCTTTCGCGATGATTGCAACTGCTGCGATCGGGGCTTTTGTAGATCGACCGACTTTCTCAGGAACTCCGGTGCAGGCGGTCGCGCCGCCACAAGGCGCGCCCAACATCGTCTTTATCACGCTCGATACGGTCCGCGCCGACCATCTATCGTCCTACGGCTATTCGCGGCCCACCACGCCGAACATTGACCGCTTTGCGCGCAGCGGCGTGCTGTTTGAGAACGCCATCGCACCGACTTCCTGGACGCTCGCATCGCACTCCTCCATGTTCACCGGCCTGCTGCCCCAGCAGCAGGGGGCAGACTGGGCCGTTCCTTTGGCATCGAACCCCTGGACCCTTGCAGAAATCCTGCGGTCGCGGGGTTACGAGACGGCGGGCTTTGCGGCGAACGAGTATTACTTACAGAAGGGTTGGGGAATTGCCCAGGGGTTCGAGACTTATGACGACAACAGTTCGTTTCTCCGCCATAACCTTGCCCAGGCATTTCTAGGAAACGTCATTCTGCAGCCCCTGTACCAAACCTTCTGGCGTTACGACTCATTCGATCGCCGCGGCGCGCATGAGATTAATCGGAGCGTCTATCGCTGGCATCGGCGTCGTTCAGACCGTCCGTACTTTCTTTTCATCAATTATATTGACACCCACGACCCTTACTTCACGACGGGGCCTTATGAGGGCCGCTTTGGCAGAGTATCGAGGGACGTCGCTCGCAAAGTGCGTTTTGCCGGAGAGACGGGCGCGTCATATGAGTTCAGCCCGAGTGAGCGGGAGTCCATGATTGCAGGTTACGACAATTGCCTTGCCTACCTGGACAGCCAGGTGGGTGAACTTCTGGCATTCCTGCGCAATTCGCCCCAATGGACGAACACCATCGTGATTATCACCTCAGACCACGGCGAGGCATTTGGCGGCCATGGGAGCTATGAGCATGGTTTTGACCTTTACCGCCAACTGCTCCACGTTCCTTTGGCCATCGCGGGGCCGGGAGTTCCGCAGGATATGCGCACCAGCCACGTGGTGGGGACTCGCCAGTTGTTTTCCACTGTGTTGGATCTGGCTGGCCGTGGGAACACGCCTTTCAGCCGCACCAGCCTGGCAAGGTTCTGGAAGCCTGATTTCAAGCCATCGCCGTTCGACGACGCGGTTGTTTCAGAATTGGTTCCCGTTTTCGATTCGGGCGCACTGCGCCCATCGGTCAGCCTGACCACGCCCCAGTGGCAATACATCGAACATCGCGATGGCCGCCAGGAGCTTTACAACTGGAAAGCTGATCCAAGAGAACAACAAAACCTATCCGCTGCTGCCGGCGAACAGGCCACGCTGGAGGAGATTCGCTCGCGCCTCGTCGATCTGGTCAGCGATGCCGTCGGTCCCTGGCGCGGCCCGCAGTATCTCGACGCCCTGGATTCGGTGTCGGGGCCGGCCCGGCTCAGCCTTCTTCGTCCTCAACCGTTCGAGCCGGGTGCCGCGAAATATCGCATCGGCATGGCGCAGGCATTTTTCAAACCCGAGGAATCCGCGCCCACCCGTCCCACGCAGGCTGAGCGTGAACTGATGCGGAGCCTGCCTTATCAATAG
- a CDS encoding NAD(P)/FAD-dependent oxidoreductase: MKQGEAAKGKSVVIIGAGPAGLTAALELSRHNVPAMVLEADKQVGGISRTVNYKGYLFDIGGHRFFTKWDEVNQIWKETLGDKFLQRPRLSRIYYRRKFFLYPLVAKNALLGLGPVESVRILLSYFRSALFPTPKEDNLEEWVSNRFGKRLYQIFFKTYTEKVWGVPCTSIQAEWAAQRIKGLSLMGAVKNALFPSKTPKAKTLIDKFNYPERGPGQMWETLTEQLGREGYPVMMERPVVRICHEAGTVKRVVTRGAHGEENFEGTDFVSSMPIRDLMNALDPRPPEEVMRAANDLRYRDFLIVSLVVNRKEVSPDNWIYVHEPGVKVGRIQNFKNWSPAMVPDPGKTCLGMEYFVFENDELWSSPDQKLIEMARNEIAQLGLVRREEIEDGTVVRMRKAYPMYDPGWAERIETIRAYARASLRNLQFVGRNGMHKYNNQDHSMMTALCAARNICGAGHDIWAINSEPDYHEEVKESESRPKQAQVESVAT, translated from the coding sequence GTGAAACAGGGTGAGGCGGCAAAGGGGAAGTCGGTTGTCATTATTGGGGCGGGGCCGGCGGGGCTGACGGCTGCGCTGGAATTGTCGAGGCATAACGTCCCGGCAATGGTCCTGGAAGCGGACAAGCAGGTGGGCGGCATTTCGCGCACGGTGAACTACAAGGGATATCTGTTTGACATCGGCGGGCACCGCTTCTTTACCAAATGGGACGAAGTAAACCAGATCTGGAAGGAGACGCTGGGAGACAAGTTCCTGCAGCGGCCGCGTCTGTCGCGCATCTATTACCGCAGAAAATTCTTTCTTTATCCCCTGGTGGCGAAAAACGCCTTGCTGGGGCTCGGGCCAGTCGAAAGCGTTCGGATTCTGCTCAGCTACTTTCGCTCCGCGCTCTTTCCGACGCCGAAGGAAGACAACCTGGAGGAGTGGGTCTCGAACCGGTTTGGAAAGCGCCTTTATCAGATCTTCTTCAAGACCTATACCGAGAAAGTGTGGGGCGTGCCTTGCACGTCGATCCAGGCAGAGTGGGCGGCCCAGCGGATCAAAGGCCTCTCGTTGATGGGGGCGGTGAAGAATGCGCTGTTCCCCTCAAAAACGCCCAAGGCAAAGACGCTGATCGACAAATTCAATTACCCCGAGCGGGGTCCGGGGCAGATGTGGGAGACGCTGACGGAGCAGCTTGGGCGAGAAGGCTACCCAGTGATGATGGAGCGGCCGGTGGTCCGCATCTGCCACGAGGCGGGGACCGTGAAGCGCGTGGTAACGCGCGGCGCGCACGGCGAGGAGAACTTTGAGGGCACGGACTTCGTGAGCTCGATGCCCATCCGCGACCTGATGAACGCGCTCGATCCGCGCCCGCCGGAGGAAGTGATGCGGGCGGCAAACGACCTTCGCTATAGAGACTTCCTGATCGTCAGCCTGGTGGTCAACCGGAAGGAAGTCTCGCCTGACAACTGGATCTACGTCCACGAACCGGGAGTGAAGGTGGGGCGCATCCAGAATTTCAAGAACTGGTCGCCCGCCATGGTTCCAGACCCGGGCAAAACCTGCCTGGGAATGGAGTATTTCGTTTTTGAAAATGATGAGCTGTGGTCAAGCCCTGACCAGAAGCTGATCGAGATGGCGCGAAATGAGATTGCGCAGCTTGGGCTGGTGCGGCGGGAGGAAATTGAAGATGGCACTGTGGTGCGAATGCGAAAGGCCTACCCGATGTACGATCCAGGCTGGGCAGAACGCATTGAGACCATCCGCGCCTATGCGCGCGCCAGCCTGAGAAATCTGCAATTCGTCGGCAGAAACGGGATGCACAAGTACAACAACCAGGACCATTCCATGATGACCGCGCTGTGCGCCGCTCGGAATATCTGCGGCGCCGGGCACGACATCTGGGCCATCAACAGCGAGCCCGATTATCACGAGGAAGTGAAAGAATCCGAATCCCGCCCCAAGCAAGCCCAGGTGGAGAGCGTGGCTACCTGA
- a CDS encoding glycosyltransferase family 87 protein — protein MKTKNGMRWTAAGAIIAGATAALLVVPSARIPTGSDFAVSYEAGMRLRTGHALALALYDSRVYPPHLPFLRAPWQALEFLPLTWLPFSAAFLLWSALNLALVMAAFWTLRTRLAAMSASAWLATASFLALPLAWMVKSGHDIGVFVLLITLALSAIRRGRDERAGILLGLASMGLHLLLPALLFLAWRRRWRVLWSVVVTGTFLFALSTAIAGPGWPEACWRAQTVAGAVYYGPLTVHGLLTALGAAHWAAPVLAAGLVFAFAAVRGLRDDRAVAWLVVGAVIFNWHAFAYDYLAALPALIHPRAFAGLRWPAPRRMLPWLAGRGRRPALPQPCQQFVHETSVDHFEGYV, from the coding sequence ATGAAAACGAAAAACGGGATGCGCTGGACGGCGGCTGGGGCAATCATTGCGGGCGCGACGGCGGCGCTGCTGGTGGTTCCATCCGCACGCATCCCCACCGGCTCCGACTTTGCGGTGTCCTACGAGGCGGGGATGCGCCTGCGCACCGGCCACGCGCTCGCGCTTGCGCTCTATGATTCGCGCGTCTATCCGCCGCACTTGCCATTTCTGCGCGCCCCGTGGCAGGCGTTGGAATTTTTGCCGCTCACATGGCTTCCATTTTCGGCCGCTTTCCTGCTCTGGTCAGCGCTGAATCTGGCGCTGGTGATGGCGGCCTTCTGGACGCTGCGTACGCGCCTGGCGGCGATGAGCGCATCAGCATGGCTCGCGACAGCGTCGTTCCTGGCTCTTCCCCTGGCCTGGATGGTTAAATCCGGCCACGACATTGGCGTGTTTGTTCTCCTCATAACCCTGGCGCTGTCCGCGATCAGGAGAGGGCGTGACGAACGGGCCGGCATTTTGCTTGGCCTTGCCTCGATGGGCCTTCATCTGCTCTTGCCAGCGCTGCTTTTCCTGGCTTGGCGGCGGCGCTGGCGGGTGCTGTGGTCCGTCGTGGTAACCGGAACGTTTCTGTTTGCGCTCTCCACCGCCATTGCCGGGCCAGGCTGGCCTGAAGCTTGCTGGCGGGCCCAAACCGTTGCAGGCGCGGTTTATTACGGCCCGCTGACCGTGCACGGGCTTCTGACTGCCCTGGGTGCGGCGCACTGGGCCGCGCCTGTGCTTGCCGCTGGTCTCGTGTTCGCGTTCGCCGCAGTTCGCGGATTGCGCGACGACCGGGCTGTGGCGTGGCTGGTGGTTGGAGCAGTGATTTTCAACTGGCACGCCTTTGCCTACGATTACCTGGCGGCGCTGCCGGCGCTCATTCATCCGCGCGCCTTCGCCGGCTTGCGCTGGCCGGCACCGCGCCGCATGCTTCCTTGGCTTGCGGGGAGAGGGCGGCGCCCGGCGCTCCCGCAGCCGTGTCAGCAATTTGTCCATGAAACGTCAGTCGATCATTTCGAAGGATATGTATGA
- a CDS encoding GtrA family protein: MTPERRIAGGPMLPVGATSGVRGEFYRYVLVGGFSTVCDASTLFSLTRFAGVHYLISAPIGFCLGTIVNYFLSGSWVFERRTMNNRSAELTIFTLIGVVGLILNELILWFFQSKLGIYYLIAKGVSAAVVLAWNFGARKLVLYR; the protein is encoded by the coding sequence ATGACCCCTGAACGGCGAATTGCCGGTGGTCCAATGCTGCCCGTGGGCGCGACGAGCGGGGTCCGGGGCGAATTCTACCGCTACGTCCTGGTCGGAGGGTTCTCGACCGTCTGTGATGCCTCAACTCTGTTTTCGCTGACACGCTTTGCGGGCGTCCACTATCTGATTTCGGCGCCCATCGGGTTCTGTCTCGGAACGATTGTGAATTACTTCCTAAGCGGCAGTTGGGTATTTGAGCGCCGTACGATGAACAACAGGTCGGCGGAATTGACGATTTTCACTCTCATCGGAGTGGTCGGATTAATTCTAAACGAACTCATCCTGTGGTTCTTTCAATCCAAACTGGGCATTTATTATCTGATTGCCAAAGGTGTGAGCGCCGCCGTGGTCCTGGCGTGGAACTTTGGCGCACGAAAACTCGTTCTGTATCGCTAG
- a CDS encoding class I SAM-dependent methyltransferase: protein MKSSLTEAEHGLEDTYWWFVGRRAIIDRVLRRFAPGGRVAVDVGCGTGRNLSILAQYADWVAGLDRSLAALSIAVSRGLAAGCVDGHSLPLADGSVDLLTAFDVLEHMDDDVRTLEEFSRVLRPGGLLLVTVPAYRFLWSEHDEALMHRRRYVASELHMKLNRTGHEVIFRSYAVFFVFFPILFYRLFRGLFPKDAMSPKASHVVLPPLLNRFFTRMLQTEGLLMRFVRLPWGTSILMLCQKRPVAAQMPPVGCTEATERLENRHAELV, encoded by the coding sequence ATGAAAAGCTCCCTGACGGAAGCCGAACACGGGCTGGAAGACACGTATTGGTGGTTTGTGGGCCGCCGCGCGATTATCGATCGCGTTCTGCGCCGGTTCGCGCCCGGAGGCAGAGTTGCGGTGGATGTTGGCTGCGGTACGGGCCGCAATCTGTCGATATTGGCCCAATATGCGGACTGGGTCGCCGGGCTTGACCGTTCGCTGGCGGCGCTCTCGATCGCTGTCTCGCGCGGGCTGGCTGCAGGCTGCGTTGATGGCCATTCGCTTCCGCTGGCTGATGGCTCCGTGGACTTGCTGACGGCCTTTGACGTATTGGAGCACATGGATGACGATGTACGCACGCTCGAAGAATTCAGCCGCGTGCTTCGGCCGGGTGGACTGCTCCTGGTTACGGTCCCGGCGTACCGGTTTCTGTGGAGCGAGCACGATGAGGCACTGATGCATCGCAGGCGGTATGTCGCCTCGGAATTGCACATGAAGCTCAACCGCACGGGACATGAGGTCATTTTTCGGAGCTATGCTGTTTTCTTTGTCTTTTTCCCCATCCTGTTCTATCGACTTTTCCGTGGTTTATTCCCCAAGGATGCAATGTCACCCAAGGCCTCGCACGTGGTCCTGCCACCCTTGTTGAACAGGTTTTTCACGCGGATGTTGCAGACGGAAGGGCTTTTGATGAGGTTCGTCCGTTTGCCCTGGGGAACGTCCATCCTCATGCTATGCCAAAAGCGGCCTGTCGCCGCCCAGATGCCCCCAGTCGGCTGCACAGAAGCGACCGAAAGGCTCGAGAATCGACACGCCGAACTGGTCTGA
- a CDS encoding NAD-dependent epimerase/dehydratase family protein, with protein MAAKQALVCGAGGFIGSHLVRRLKREGYWVRGVDIKRPEFSPTAADSFVQGDLRDASTWQEILDRPFDEAYQLAADMGGAGFVFSGANDAEIMHNSCMINLHMASFGVERKVKKIFYSSSACMYPAYNQEDPDNPNCAESSAYPAAPDSEYGWEKLFSERIYFAFARNHGLNVRVARFHNIFGPEGTWCGGREKAPAALCRKVAEQPKGGEIEIWGDGRQTRSFLYIDECLEGISRLMQSDTFCGPVNIGSDEMVTINAMAQMVMEITGKKLSIKHISGPLGVRGRNSDNRLIREKLGWAPSQPLRNGLEKTYGWILAQVEAQRLVPAGNTAR; from the coding sequence ATGGCAGCGAAGCAAGCATTGGTATGTGGAGCAGGAGGCTTTATCGGCAGCCATCTGGTGAGGCGGCTCAAGCGGGAAGGATATTGGGTCCGCGGCGTGGATATTAAGCGGCCTGAATTCAGCCCGACGGCAGCCGACAGTTTTGTCCAGGGCGATCTTCGTGACGCCTCAACCTGGCAGGAGATTCTGGACCGTCCCTTTGACGAGGCCTACCAGCTCGCGGCCGATATGGGCGGCGCCGGTTTTGTCTTCAGCGGCGCGAATGACGCTGAAATCATGCACAATTCCTGCATGATCAACCTCCACATGGCCAGCTTCGGCGTCGAGCGCAAGGTGAAGAAGATTTTCTATTCCTCTTCCGCGTGCATGTATCCCGCCTACAACCAGGAAGACCCTGACAACCCCAACTGCGCGGAGTCCAGCGCCTACCCGGCGGCCCCGGACAGCGAGTATGGATGGGAGAAACTATTCAGCGAGCGGATTTACTTCGCATTTGCCAGGAACCATGGGCTGAATGTGCGCGTGGCGCGCTTCCACAACATATTCGGCCCTGAAGGAACCTGGTGCGGCGGGCGCGAAAAAGCCCCCGCCGCTCTCTGCCGGAAGGTCGCAGAACAACCCAAAGGCGGTGAGATTGAAATATGGGGCGACGGCCGGCAGACCCGTTCATTTCTATACATCGACGAGTGTCTTGAGGGAATATCCCGCCTGATGCAGTCAGATACTTTTTGCGGACCGGTAAATATCGGCTCCGACGAGATGGTAACCATCAACGCGATGGCTCAGATGGTTATGGAGATCACCGGCAAGAAGCTCAGCATCAAGCACATTTCCGGCCCTCTCGGCGTGCGCGGCCGGAACTCTGACAATCGGTTGATCCGTGAGAAGCTCGGCTGGGCACCTTCTCAGCCACTTAGGAACGGGCTGGAAAAAACCTACGGCTGGATACTTGCACAAGTGGAAGCTCAACGGCTGGTTCCTGCCGGAAACACGGCGCGCTAA
- a CDS encoding glycosyltransferase: MSSDVSLNKLADISLGVACPMANEGTEAVRFVREVLEQCHGFRSVRFFAVLDKATTDNTLELLREYAITEPRLQVVWSPENRCVVDAYVRGYREALAAGSDWILEIDAGFSHRPADIPQFFAAMQQGYDCVFGSRFMPGGGIRKSSWKRYLISRCGTTLTNLMMGTRLNDMTSGFEMFSRPALQLVLEHGIRSRAHFFQTEIKVYCRDLKITEVPIQYQAASPRLHGSAVREALAQLWRLYRLRATDVSGNPQEGVL; this comes from the coding sequence ATGTCATCTGATGTGTCACTGAACAAGCTGGCGGACATAAGCCTCGGCGTCGCCTGCCCCATGGCCAATGAGGGCACAGAAGCTGTGCGCTTCGTTCGTGAAGTATTGGAGCAATGCCACGGTTTCCGCAGCGTCAGATTTTTTGCCGTGCTGGACAAGGCAACCACAGATAATACTCTCGAACTTCTGCGCGAGTATGCCATCACCGAGCCCCGTCTGCAGGTTGTCTGGTCCCCGGAAAACCGATGTGTTGTGGATGCGTATGTCCGCGGCTATCGCGAGGCGCTCGCAGCCGGCTCCGACTGGATCCTTGAAATCGACGCCGGATTCAGCCACAGGCCTGCTGACATCCCGCAGTTTTTCGCCGCCATGCAGCAGGGATATGACTGCGTTTTTGGCAGTCGTTTCATGCCGGGCGGCGGCATCCGCAAAAGTTCATGGAAGCGCTATCTCATCAGCCGCTGCGGAACAACCCTGACGAACCTGATGATGGGCACGCGCCTGAATGACATGACCAGCGGATTCGAGATGTTCTCGCGCCCCGCGCTCCAACTCGTTTTGGAACACGGCATCCGTTCGCGGGCGCATTTCTTCCAGACTGAAATCAAAGTTTATTGCCGCGATCTCAAGATTACGGAAGTCCCCATTCAATACCAGGCGGCCAGTCCCCGGCTGCACGGCAGCGCGGTCAGAGAGGCGCTTGCGCAGTTGTGGCGCCTGTACCGGCTGCGTGCCACCGACGTTTCCGGCAATCCTCAAGAGGGAGTCCTTTGA
- a CDS encoding glycosyltransferase family 87 protein has translation MRDLANRSNDWPRTLPLLGAAFCLLVYYFTIILQTLASFKSALPLYDYGSLYASVYAWVHHLNPYLDYPLTYHPALDVRGMFVPAVNLNPPVSLYLFRPIIAVGPIASAELWALISVCLFIVSVALIIRANPNPALRTRILLVLGMGGVWYTFELGQMYMVLLLLTVVAWLAFRRNAFVTAGLAIGVLCALKPTFLVWPVLLILSRHRKAGISALLTFATASVLPLASGDGVELYRLWAAACKGFRGIPLPTNSAIVAMFARLDPYTGITHYYRDLGYALTIIMLLAVAWIAFSKAPDIYRISEIALIVSLLAGPVSWLGYTVVLIPMLYERQLNALMRIGWIILCIPLHVLAWIALSSPAQFAIAGSPYFYGLALIGASLIYELYEKQQERLVLSPAEAPVPCRSVPLNETALEASWE, from the coding sequence TTGCGCGATTTGGCGAATCGCTCAAACGACTGGCCGCGCACCCTGCCGCTCCTGGGAGCGGCTTTCTGTTTGCTGGTTTACTACTTCACGATCATCCTCCAGACTCTGGCAAGTTTCAAAAGCGCTTTGCCTCTATATGACTACGGTTCGCTGTACGCTTCCGTGTACGCCTGGGTCCATCACCTGAACCCATACCTCGACTACCCTCTAACTTATCACCCTGCGCTTGACGTTAGAGGCATGTTCGTTCCGGCGGTTAATTTGAATCCGCCGGTCAGCCTCTATCTGTTTCGGCCCATTATTGCCGTCGGGCCCATTGCCAGCGCCGAGTTGTGGGCCCTGATCTCGGTCTGCCTCTTTATTGTTTCCGTGGCCCTCATCATCCGGGCAAATCCCAATCCGGCCCTTAGGACCCGAATCCTGCTGGTCCTGGGAATGGGTGGGGTCTGGTATACGTTTGAACTGGGCCAGATGTATATGGTACTGCTTCTGCTCACCGTCGTCGCGTGGCTGGCATTCAGGAGAAACGCCTTCGTCACCGCCGGGCTGGCGATTGGTGTCCTTTGTGCGCTCAAGCCCACCTTCCTGGTCTGGCCGGTCTTGCTGATTCTGTCCCGGCACAGAAAAGCTGGTATTTCGGCCCTCCTGACGTTTGCAACTGCTTCAGTGCTTCCGCTGGCTTCGGGCGACGGCGTAGAACTCTACCGGCTCTGGGCAGCGGCCTGCAAGGGCTTCCGGGGAATTCCACTGCCGACCAATTCCGCCATCGTCGCAATGTTCGCGCGGCTTGATCCCTACACCGGAATTACCCACTACTACAGAGACCTGGGTTACGCTTTGACAATTATTATGCTGCTGGCGGTTGCATGGATTGCTTTCAGCAAGGCGCCGGACATTTACAGGATATCGGAAATTGCTTTGATTGTTTCATTGCTGGCCGGGCCAGTCAGTTGGCTGGGTTATACGGTGGTGCTGATTCCCATGTTGTACGAAAGGCAACTGAATGCGCTCATGAGGATCGGCTGGATCATCCTTTGCATCCCTTTGCACGTGCTTGCCTGGATCGCACTGAGTTCTCCCGCGCAGTTCGCGATTGCCGGTTCCCCTTACTTTTACGGCCTGGCGCTCATAGGCGCCTCTCTGATTTACGAGCTGTACGAGAAGCAACAGGAGAGGCTGGTTCTTTCCCCAGCCGAAGCGCCGGTGCCGTGTCGTTCTGTGCCGTTAAACGAAACAGCACTGGAGGCGTCGTGGGAGTAG